The following coding sequences lie in one Saccopteryx bilineata isolate mSacBil1 chromosome 5, mSacBil1_pri_phased_curated, whole genome shotgun sequence genomic window:
- the HS3ST1 gene encoding heparan sulfate glucosamine 3-O-sulfotransferase 1 — protein MATLLLGAVLLVAQLQLVPSRPGAPGALQSQPELVRKAASVQDEALDAAAPNGSAQQLPQTIIIGVRKGGTRALLEMLSLHPDVAAAENEVHFFDWEEHYSQGLGWYLGQMPLSAPHQLTVEKTPAYFTSPQVPERVHSMNPAIRLLLILRDPSERVLSDYTQVLYNHVQKRKPYPSIEEFLVRDGRLNVDYKALNRSLYHVHLRNWLRFFPLRHIHIVDGDRLIRDPFPEIQKVERFLKLSPQINASNFYFNKTKGFYCLRDSGRDRCLHESKGRAHPHVDPKLLSKLHEYFHEPNKKFFELVGRTFDWH, from the coding sequence ATGGCCACGCTGCTCCTGGGCGCAGTGCTGCTGGTGGCGCAGCTCCAGCTAGTGCCTTCCCGCCCCGGCGCGCCAGGGGCCCTGCAGAGCCAGCCGGAGCTTGTGCGCAAAGCGGCCTCCGTCCAGGACGAGGCCCTGGACGCCGCAGCCCCCAACGGCTCGGCCCAGCAGCTGCCGCAGACGATCATCATCGGCGTGCGCAAGGGCGGCACGCGCGCGCTGCTGGAGATGCTCAGCCTGCACCCTGACGTGGCTGCCGCCGAGAACGAGGTGCACTTCTTCGACTGGGAAGAGCACTACAGCCAAGGCCTGGGCTGGTACCTGGGCCAGATGCCCCTCTCTGCGCCGCACCAGCTCACCGTGGAGAAGACCCCCGCGTACTTCACATCGCCCCAAGTGCCTGAGCGGGTCCACAGCATGAACCCGGCCATCCGCCTGCTGCTCATCCTGCGGGACCCGTCCGAGCGCGTGCTGTCCGACTACACACAAGTGCTGTATAACCACGTGCAGAAGCGCAAGCCCTATCCGTCCATCGAGGAGTTCCTGGTGCGCGACGGCCGGCTCAACGTGGACTACAAAGCGCTCAATCGCAGCCTCTACCACGTGCACCTGCGCAACTGGCTCCGCTTCTTCCCGCTGCGCCACATCCACATCGTGGACGGCGACCGCCTCATCAGGGACCCCTTCCCCGAGATCCAGAAGGTCGAGAGGTTTCTGAAGCTGTCGCCACAGATCAACGCCTCGAACTTCTACTTCAACAAAACCAAGGGCTTTTACTGCCTGCGGGACAGCGGCCGGGACCGCTGCTTACACGAGTCCAAAGGCCGGGCGCACCCCCACGTGGACCCCAAACTCCTCAGTAAACTGCACGAATATTTCCACGAGCCAAACAAGAAGTTCTTTGAGCTTGTGGGCAGGACATTTGACTGGCACTGA